TGCGACCGTTGTACCCGTTTCGCCGGCGATGTCGCAGGTGACCAACTCATCCACTTCCAAGGCCGGGGCGCCCAAACCGAAGTCAACACCTTCCCCGAAGAACCCTTTAGCTCATACTTCAGCGGCAACACCGTACAAATTTGCCCCGTCGGCGCATTAACGGCCAAGCCCTACCGCTTCAAAGCCCGCCCCTGGGACCTCAACGAAACCGAATCAACCTCCATGGTGGACTCCGTTGGCAGTCGCATCTCTATTGAATCTTCACGCGGCCAGGTGCTTCGCTTGCAAGGCGTAGATTCCGACGCCGTCAACTGGGGCTGGTTATCCGACAAAGAACGCTTCATCTTCGAGGCCTACGAACACCCCGAACGTCTCGTCACCCCCCTGATGCGTAACGGCGAAACCGGCAACCAAGAACCCACCTCATGGGACCACGCCCTCGAAGCCGCCGCCGAACTACTCGCCAACACCGACCCCGACCGTCTTGCGGTAATCGGCGGCGCACGCTTAACCAACGAATCGCAATACGCCTGGGCCAAATTGGCCAAAGGCGTGTTAGGCACCGACCACGTGGACGCGCAACTCTGCGACGGCCTCCCTGCACACTTCATGCTGGGCCTGCCCCGAGCCACCATTGATCAGGCCTGCACTCCCGGAGGCACGGTGGTCTTAATGGGCCCCGACCCCAAAGAAGAACTGGGCGCCCTTTATCTGCGCCTGCGTCACGCCGTGGTTCACGACGGGGTGACCCTCATAGAACTCACCCCCCGAGCCACCGGCCTCACCCCTTACGCCGCGCATTCGCTACGGGTACGCCCCGGCGAAGCCGCCGAAGCGATTCGGGCCATGTTCGGTGAAGGCGGCGTGGCCCCCAGCGGCGGCATCACCCCCGAAACCGCACAAGCCGCCGGAGCCTTACTGCAGGCCGCCGACACGGTCACCGTGTTGTTGGGCCGAGCATCTTTAGCCGAAGCCGAAGGCCCAGTTATGGACGCTGCTCTGGCGCTCCACGACCGCTTGCCTGAGGTTCGTTACCTCTCGCTGTTGCGCCGCTCCAACGTACACGGCGCCATCGATATGGGTCTGGCCCCCGGTCTATTGCCGGGCCGCACCACCCTGGTAGCAGGCCGCACCAACCTGGCTCAAGCCTGGCCCGGTCTGCCCAAAGAAACCGGACGTTCCACACAAAAGACTCTCGAAGCCGCCGCCGACGGCCAAGTCGACGTCTTAATTCTGTTAGGGGCCGACCTTCTGGCCGATGTGCCCGACGGAGACCTGGCCCGGCGAGCCTTAGAAAAAGCCGGCACGGTGATTGCCTTAGACCTCTTTGACACGGCCACCGTGGCCCAAGCCGATCTGGTACTTCCCGCCGCCGGCCCTACCGAAGTAAACGGCACCTTCACCAACCTCGAAGGACGAGTCAGCCCAGTTTCTCGCCAAGTGACCCCACCGGGAACCGCCCGCCCCGATTGGATGATCGCCGTGGACTTAGCCGAGCGGTTAGGCACCGACCTGGGCTTCACCAGTCCTGAAAAAATATGGCAAGAAATAACCGAAGTATCAGCGGCCCACACCGGCCTCACCGAACAACTGGCCGCCGACCCGCTCCAAGGAGCCTTGGCCACCGGTGCTCTGGCCCTTTATCGTCCTGAACCCACCGAGGTAGCCCGCCACGATGCGTATTCTTTCCGTTTGGTGGTCTCTCGCTCGATGTACGACCAAGGGGTGTTCACCGCCCACAGTCGCTCACTGTCTGGTTTGGCTCCTACCACTTGCCTCGCTTTTGAACCCACCGACTTTGCCGCTTTAGGCATCGAAGCC
The window above is part of the Acidimicrobiia bacterium genome. Proteins encoded here:
- the nuoG gene encoding NADH-quinone oxidoreductase subunit NuoG, giving the protein MSDETSPGVEITLNGETVLAHPGELLIDAAERMGTEIPRFCHHTRLKPVGMCRMCLVEVDTGRGSALQPSCMVTCTPNMVVDTESETVAKAQDGVLEFLLINHPLDCPVCDKGGECPLQDQTMAYGPGESRFVEEKRRYEKPIPLNENVFMDRERCILCDRCTRFAGDVAGDQLIHFQGRGAQTEVNTFPEEPFSSYFSGNTVQICPVGALTAKPYRFKARPWDLNETESTSMVDSVGSRISIESSRGQVLRLQGVDSDAVNWGWLSDKERFIFEAYEHPERLVTPLMRNGETGNQEPTSWDHALEAAAELLANTDPDRLAVIGGARLTNESQYAWAKLAKGVLGTDHVDAQLCDGLPAHFMLGLPRATIDQACTPGGTVVLMGPDPKEELGALYLRLRHAVVHDGVTLIELTPRATGLTPYAAHSLRVRPGEAAEAIRAMFGEGGVAPSGGITPETAQAAGALLQAADTVTVLLGRASLAEAEGPVMDAALALHDRLPEVRYLSLLRRSNVHGAIDMGLAPGLLPGRTTLVAGRTNLAQAWPGLPKETGRSTQKTLEAAADGQVDVLILLGADLLADVPDGDLARRALEKAGTVIALDLFDTATVAQADLVLPAAGPTEVNGTFTNLEGRVSPVSRQVTPPGTARPDWMIAVDLAERLGTDLGFTSPEKIWQEITEVSAAHTGLTEQLAADPLQGALATGALALYRPEPTEVARHDAYSFRLVVSRSMYDQGVFTAHSRSLSGLAPTTCLAFEPTDFAALGIEAGQSVETTGPRGTMAVTVGIDPRVAKGTVHLGFNQAGATATEFIDSSVPVTDLTVVPK